Part of the Fusarium verticillioides 7600 chromosome 10, whole genome shotgun sequence genome is shown below.
TTCCCCGAGGAGAATTGGTTGCGAATAGCCTCCGACGTCATGACCGCCGAAATGATGGAGGGTGCATGAGAGCTTGGCTCGTTCTTGGTGGTGCCGGGATGACATTCACGCCACCGACTCTCGCTTCACGACTACGAAACACGGCTTGCCGAGCTCTACCTAATCAATCACTTTTTGCCATCAATCAGATTAGATTAGATTGATATGTCCTGCGAATCGCGAGCGCCCGGCGACAGATGGCTTAAAGCCAAGGTATTACTAGAGGCTTAGGGTAGGAGTCTAGCGAGCAGATGGCGAACACAATGCGTGACAACGAAACCGATGCATCAATCAGTGTGTGTAATTTGAGTGCATTATTGATAATGCAATGAGGATTACTATTTTTGTATGGCCGAGCGAAGCAGGGCGGCAAATCACTCGGTTCGGGATGTCAATACCATTTGATCGAATACGCGGACTTCCGGTGGTTTACTCGCATGCACCACCAAACTTGCTACGATATGTGCCATCACAAGCTGGAGGGCAGATTCCAAATGGCGAAATCAGAGCCCAGATGAGCTATTCATCGCAATGGGAGGCTGTTTAGTAGAATTTTGGCTGGAACGAAATGTCTACGAAGTCATGGTCACGCATCACCTACAGTTATTGACTCGGTCGTGTAACAACGCAACAAACGCGACGGAAGCGCATGGTCGACAAACGCCTTCCTAAATCCCCCACGCGAACAAATGTAGGAGTGACTTGACTCTTGAGTCTTTGGAAGCGATCAGAAAGAAGTACCTACCTTGTGAATCACTTGATTGCGCAAACTGTGACCTTCTTTCAGCACTCCCGCCGACCACATCACAAATGCAGGTTGTCTGTCACCCATTGCCCCCAAGCGATGAATTGGACTGTTGCGCAAGCACTCGCAACATAAGTGAACGGAAAATATTGAAACAAACAAGTCCTCGCAAAACATAATCAAAGTATCCAACAAAAAGCATTGAAAAACTGTGCTTCGTGGGCTTTGTTCGATCGCGATAGCGCCTGTTTGGCCAGGCTGCCCTCAGCTTTCGCAGCGCATCACGTTCTCAATCCTGTTTTCAGCCGCAGCTTCACAAGTTGATGCAGGGCATCGATGCATATATCGCTCATTCTTCGTGCCCAATGACGGGGCCATTGACTCGTGGGTGAAGTCGATGCCATTCTTGTCGAGGCGAGAAAGACGCGGTCTCGGTTCGGGGGAAAACAGTGGCTTGCTTGCTCAACTACCGATAGCACCGGGACATGCTTGTTAGCCAAGAAAGCCACATTTCGGTatgagtggaagaagaaaaaagacaaacCGTTGCCAAGGCAATGAGATTCAGGTTTACATGGTGTTTTCGGCCATCACAAGTATGCTGTTGCGAGCTTTTGAAGGCGTATCTAATGAAGCTCTGCTCGAGCTCTTGAGCCAGCTTCCTTGACGTCCAAGCAAGTCAGGCAGTGATCATCCCCAAGCTCTTGGAACTGTCATAGCTCCCATGAAAATTCTGCTCAAGCATCCATCCGATCTCGGTGCTACCCTAGTATCATGCACGATCATGAAAAAGAAATCACTAGAATGCAGCATGTGATGCATCTTCGCCCCTGGATTATCTGATGTGATTGATTAGATTCTCAAACGGTTCATTCCGTAGCTCGACGCCAAAGCGACCAGGTGCCACACGCTGGAGAGGAGGGGCGTGGGCGTGGCCGAGATCGAGGGACAGGGGTCTTTTCCACTGAACCCTTCTGGAACTCTAACGCCGGCTTGGGTCGCATTGCACCATCTTTTTATCTGATCGGAACAGAAGCATCAAGAGGTCCTGGCCATTGAGcatcctcggcttcatcaGATAAACCCTGCCGACCTGTTCTTATCACCGAGTGCAGCACATAAACGTACATTCACCGAAACATACACCATCCACAACCTTCAGCAAACCGGTCACCATGGCGCAACACACGTTCAATCGCCAACCACCAGCCCAGAGCTATGGCCTCGTGTCATTCCCAGCACAACACGTTATGCTCGTGGTCTTCAACCGACCCGAGGCCCTCAATGCAATGACCAGCGACGCAGAATATGAGCTCGAAGCTCTCTGGGAATGGTACGACGAGGAGCCCTCACTGCGCTGCGCCATCGTCACAGGCGCTGGGCGTGCATTCTGTGCTGGCATGGACCTCAAGGAATGGAACCAGATCAATCAGCGCAAAAGAGACGGAATTCCCGAGAAGAGACCCATGGACCCGCCCACGACGGGATTCGGCGGCCTTTCGCGTAGGAGCGGAAAGAAACccatcatcgccgctgtAAACGGTCTGGCGATGGGAGGCGGTttcgagatcatcgccaatctcgacctcatcgtcgctgcCAAGAGCGCTAcctttgctcttcctgaGGCTAAGATTGGTGTCGTTGCTAATGCAGGCTCTCTACCAAGACTAGCGAGGACAATTGGTCGCCCGCGCGCCACTGAAATGGCTCTCACAGGGCGGAGCATCAGCGCTGCAGAGGCCCGCGAATTTGGctttctcaacgccatcacTGAAGACGCCCCAGCGGACAGCGGTGTGCTTGAGCGGCCAGTGGTGCAGAAGGCGCTGGAGTACGCTGCACTCATTATCAAGAATAGCCCCGACAGTGTCATTGTGTCTCGCGCGGGTATCCTTGCGGGCTGGGAACATGGGAGTGCTGAGAATGCAGTCCGGGTGCACCGTCAGACGTGGGACAAGATCATGGCTGGTGGACACAATTTCCACGAAGGCGTGCAGGCCTTTGTGGAGAAGAGGGCTCCGAGATGGGTGGATAGCAAGCTATGATGCATGACAGTGCATTTATGAGGTATTTTCCCTCTGTATTGTATTATTTCTTGTTTAGTATAGAACCCGACATACGTACGTAATTCGCGTTAGAGCTAGCCACGGCGGTTTCAGATACTGAGAAGTACCTTACAGACGGCTCCAAATTCTTCAGTGGCTTGTGGTGTGACGCCATGGGCAAGCTCGTGTGGAGAATTCACTGATCCTTGTCAATCTGATCAGATAATGGACTTATCAATCACCCCACCACACGACAAGAAAAAAATGTCGCCTCGGCTTTATGGGGGTCATCACTTCATCCACTACGTCCCCGCCGACATGTCGATTATTACTACTCTCCGTAAAGTAACGGGACGAAGACAAACCCTGTTTTCCCTTGGGTTGCAACGCTGTTACATGGCGCGGTGGAGAGGCCTGCAACTCGACCACTTCAGCCAGGGCCAGTCTTATTCACGTCCATCGAACCATTTGTTACATGCGATACTACGCGGATGAATCCTTTACCAGAGCTCTGGCTACCACATCCAACTCTCTGCTGCATGAGTTCATGCGAACGTGTGTTCCCCTGTTTAGAGAAGCAGCCTCATTCACAACCGCCTTGGCAGAGCAACCTCTCACCGAAgccaccatcatctcccgctcccttcttcttgcttcttcgcCCGCGCTAGTTCCGTAACTTTTCACACGGGAAGCTAGGATGTATCCAAGGGGTCCATCGAGCGTGGGGCatttcatcctcttcacgTTGATTCACGTCCGGATTAGCGTGCCGAGATCAGCAATGGACGACCGATGAGCAGACGACTCCCCAAGACGGACACCCTCCGAAGTCGCCCATGATGGGAAGCTCGGGACCCTGAGTGAGTGAAGCTTCAAAGGTCCCCGTCTACCCCCCACACATAGCTTGTATACGATATGCTCAAGACGGGTGAAAACCTCTGTTCGATACGTAATGGTGTTCCTGCAGTTCGGGCTGGCAATTCTGCAATAAAATAGTGGAGGCGTTCATGTAGAGTTTCTCGTCGTTGCAAACTGCATCTGTCTGTATTCCCATCGTCTCCAGTGGGATATTCTTCCAGCCCACCAGATACAACATTAGAGCATATACACACAAAACAGTCTATCCATCATGGGAGATGTCCAGTCGTCGGCGCAGCCGCGGGCGAAGGGTGTGCGGTATGACGTACCAGTTCTTCGCAaacaacaagaccaagatagctatgagcttgagatcctACTATTAGCATGGGCGCTTCTTCTATATCGCCATAGCCACGGGAATCATGTTGAGTTCTCGTGGGGATTGAACGAGATTGGTTCTTCGACATGTCGCACATTCACCCTCAACACATCAAAGCTGCAATGGGATGGTAGCGACTCTGTCGAATCGGAGCTGAAGGTGTTACGAAACTACCTACAACAAGAATTACAGTCACAACAGCCTTTTGAGACGAAAGGATAcaagttcttcttcaatgatGAGGCTGCGACAGGCGAGGTCGTCACCAACGTGACCGAAGACGGCGAGTTGTCAGTGAACTGGGTAAGCGCATGAGCCTCACCTCTCATTCACGCCAACTAACGGTTTGCGCGACACAGGGAAATGTCCAGATTGAAGCAACACTAGAAGACGACGTTCTATGGCTCCGACCGACATGGCGCGAGCCTCTCGGCGCAGAGTTCCTTGCCAACCATTTTGCCCAAGCACTCGTAGAAGTTCTCAACACAACACTCGCCGATTCGACCGCAACAATTAGCTCAGTCTTACCACTAGGCGAGCTCGACAAATCTGTGATATGGAGCTGGAACAAAGACCTTCCCCCGCCAGTGCCTATGTGCATCCACACCTTGATTGCTGAGCAAGTGAGGTGGCGCCCCGATGCGCCAGCCATTTGCTCATGGGATGGCGACTTCACATACGCAGATGTTGACAGACTATCGACACTGCTTGCGCAACAtctcgttgatcttggagttAAAGTCGGCGATATTGTGCCGCTTTGCTTCGAGAAGTCAAGATGGACG
Proteins encoded:
- a CDS encoding enoyl-CoA hydratase is translated as MAQHTFNRQPPAQSYGLVSFPAQHVMLVVFNRPEALNAMTSDAEYELEALWEWYDEEPSLRCAIVTGAGRAFCAGMDLKEWNQINQRKRDGIPEKRPMDPPTTGFGGLSRRSGKKPIIAAVNGLAMGGGFEIIANLDLIVAAKSATFALPEAKIGVVANAGSLPRLARTIGRPRATEMALTGRSISAAEAREFGFLNAITEDAPADSGVLERPVVQKALEYAALIIKNSPDSVIVSRAGILAGWEHGSAENAVRVHRQTWDKIMAGGHNFHEGVQAFVEKRAPRWVDSKL